A stretch of Besnoitia besnoiti strain Bb-Ger1 chromosome III, whole genome shotgun sequence DNA encodes these proteins:
- a CDS encoding alveolin domain containing intermediate filament IMC6 (encoded by transcript BESB_047790), with protein MAQIDSQSVPPSGFPQTSSPVPGTAPQTAVDGASSPAGMFPPSPGFGGTTPQVSTVPGMTVPGAGGYPAMTMRNWPEHRGGATTAGTWLTHCCQPRATMDSTAGGRNYDQEYGDNMWRWTREGKLQLRCGQPLVPVPVIQEVHRRDKIIEVPQVDVVDAVRPKVYNQGVEHEVPVMQINADREDFDVEQIKYVEKEVVVPIVTGFTHKFVAKWDIREVPRPVVKYVGKQEEIEVEVPQVKFVDKVVEHEVVVDTIEKKVPKIIEVPKYVDEVKYVWKPVEKIVHVERFVPVFDVSLECPAPLIVPYPVQAVKEMPAVMVRKEVPAAALDEQDVDVLSPPGTVRVPEEYIREYHKTAPEGGVATLCGPGGAVLSQEQEAEVQYVTAEQIKEARGSAPSDGSVTDRGVARDSLAESLQEEGLERQGSGRSAPGSEPEVQ; from the coding sequence ATGGCGCAGATAGATTCACAAAGCGTTCCGCCTTCGGGTTTTCCCCAGACCAGTTCCCCGGTCCCCGGCActgcgccgcagaccgccgtggacggcgcgtcgtcgcctgccggcATGTTTCCGCCATCGCCTGGCTTCGGCGGCACGACGCCGCAAGTTTCCACGGTGCCTGGCATGACCGTtccaggcgccggcggataCCCCGCGATGACGATGCGGAACTGGCCTGAGCACAGAGGCGGTGCAACCACCGCTGGCACCTGGCTCACTCACTGCTGCCAGCCACGCGCGACGATGGATTCCACTGCGGGGGGCCGCAACTACGACCAGGAGTACGGCGACAACATGTGGAGGTGGACGCGGGAGGGcaagctgcagctgcgctgcggccAGCCGCTGGTTCCAGTCCCCGTCATCCAGGAAGTTCACCGCCGCGACAAGATCATCGAAGTGCCGCAGGTCGATGTGGTCGACGCCGTCCGCCCCAAGGTGTATAACCAGGGAGTGGAGCACGAAGTCCCGGTCATGCAGATCAACGCGGACCGCGAAGACTTTGACGTCGAGCAGATCAAGTACGTCGAGAAAGAGGTTGTCGTCCCCATCGTCACCGGCTTCACCCACAAGTTCGTCGCCAAATGGGACATACGCGAAGTCCCGCGCCCGGTTGTCAAGTACGTCGGCAAGCAGGAGGAAATCGAAGTCGAAGTGCCCCAGGTGAAGTTTGTGGATAAGGTCGTAGAGCACGAAGTCGTCGTGGATACCATCGAAAAGAAGGTCCCGAAGATCATCGAGGTCCCCAAGTACGTCGACGAGGTGAAGTACGTGTGGAAGCCCGTCGAGAAGATTGTTCACGTCGAGAGATTCGTTCCTGTCTTCGACGTCTCCCTCGAATGTCCAGCGCCTCTCATCGTGCCCTACCCCGTGCAAGCTGTCAAGGAGATGCCCGCGGTCATGGTCCGCAAGGAAgtccccgcggcggcgctcgacgagCAGGACGTCGAcgtcctctcgccgccgggCACTGTCCGCGTCCCCGAAGAGTATATCCGCGAGTACCACAAGACGGCGCCCGAGGGTGGTGTGGCGACGCTCTGCGGCCCGGGCGGCGCGGTTCTCTCACAGGAGCAAGAGGCGGAAGTCCAGTACGTCACGGCCGAGCAGATCAAGGAAGCCCGCGGATCCGCTCCTTCTGATGGCTCTGTCACCGACAGAGGAGTCGCGAGGGACTCCCTTGCCGAGTCCCTGCAGGAGGAAGGCCTCGAGAGACAGGGCAGCGGTCGCTCCGCGCCGGGCTCCGAGCCGGAGGTGCAGTGA